In Deinococcus depolymerans, the following are encoded in one genomic region:
- the panC gene encoding pantoate--beta-alanine ligase, with protein MGALHEGHAALIRAARAAVPGGRVVVSVFVNPLQFGPNEDLSRYPRDLDGDRRVAGEAGADLLFHPDVPTMYPDGFSTSVSVSGVSEPLDGAARPGHFTGVATVVLKLLNLVRPDVALFGEKDWQQLAVVRRMVRDLNLNVDVRGVPTVREASGLALSSRNAYLSADQRARAAVLSRALRAVQAAYAGGERRSAALRQAGLDVLNTDPDLSLDYLSVVGRDMHEREIVDNDPMNRVLVAARLSGVRLIDNMPLAPHAAAGQSTVSQSTVSPE; from the coding sequence ATGGGCGCCCTGCACGAGGGGCACGCCGCCCTGATCCGCGCGGCGCGGGCGGCCGTGCCCGGCGGGCGCGTGGTCGTCAGTGTGTTCGTGAACCCCCTGCAATTCGGGCCGAACGAGGACCTCAGCCGCTACCCCCGCGACCTGGACGGCGACCGGCGCGTGGCAGGCGAGGCGGGCGCGGACCTGCTGTTCCACCCGGACGTGCCCACCATGTACCCGGACGGCTTCAGCACCAGCGTCAGCGTGTCCGGCGTCAGCGAACCGCTCGACGGCGCGGCGCGGCCCGGTCACTTCACGGGCGTGGCGACCGTCGTGCTGAAACTCCTGAACCTCGTGCGCCCGGACGTGGCGCTGTTCGGCGAGAAGGACTGGCAGCAGCTGGCCGTCGTGCGCCGCATGGTCCGCGACCTGAACCTGAACGTGGACGTGCGCGGCGTTCCCACCGTCCGCGAGGCCAGCGGGCTGGCACTCAGCAGCCGCAACGCCTACCTGTCGGCCGACCAGCGCGCCCGGGCGGCCGTGCTGTCGCGGGCGCTGCGGGCCGTGCAGGCCGCGTACGCGGGCGGGGAACGCCGCAGCGCCGCGCTGCGGCAGGCCGGGCTGGACGTCCTGAACACCGACCCGGACCTGAGCCTGGATTACCTGAGTGTCGTGGGCCGTGACATGCATGAAAGGGAAATCGTGGACAATGATCCCATGAACCGCGTCCTCGTGGCCGCCCGCCTGTCCGGGGTGCGGCTGATCGACAACATGCCCCTCGCCCCCCACGCTGCGGCAGGCCAGTCCACGGTGAGCCAGTCCACGGTGAGCCCCGAGTGA
- a CDS encoding type IV pilus twitching motility protein PilT, with protein MTLDELLREMVTRRASDVHLQAGSPPMGRIDGQLVPFGTQPLMPPDTQMLAQALMTADQWDDFTYRNELDLAYSVSGLGRFRCNVFRQRGAVGMVMRIVSDAIPGFDALGLPADVLRQLADAPRGLILVTGPTGSGKTTTLASLIDHVNRSFAYNIITVEDPIEILHKNKKSIVVQREIGSDTRDFRTALKYAMRQDPDVIMIGEMRDKETVEAALSAAQTGHLVLSTLHTQDAVRSVNRIIDFFPPYERDQVRLQLAESLVGIISQRLLRRADGVGRVLGLEIMMNTPLIQEYVKDENKTHLIKDALIEDNIRGMHTFDQHLAQLYRNTLITMDEALAAATSPHELKLMLTRSGVAY; from the coding sequence GTGACCCTCGACGAACTGCTGCGCGAGATGGTCACCCGCCGCGCCTCGGACGTGCACCTGCAGGCCGGCAGTCCCCCCATGGGCCGCATCGACGGACAGCTCGTGCCGTTCGGCACGCAGCCGCTCATGCCGCCCGACACGCAGATGCTCGCGCAGGCCCTGATGACCGCCGACCAGTGGGACGACTTCACGTACCGCAACGAACTCGACCTCGCGTACAGCGTCTCCGGGCTGGGCCGCTTCCGCTGCAACGTGTTCCGGCAGCGCGGCGCGGTCGGCATGGTCATGCGCATCGTCTCGGACGCCATTCCCGGTTTCGACGCGCTGGGCCTCCCGGCCGACGTGCTGCGGCAACTGGCCGACGCGCCGCGCGGCCTGATTCTCGTGACCGGCCCCACCGGCAGCGGCAAGACCACCACCCTGGCCAGCCTGATCGACCACGTGAACCGCTCGTTCGCGTACAACATCATCACGGTCGAGGACCCCATCGAGATCCTGCACAAGAACAAGAAGAGCATCGTCGTGCAGCGCGAGATCGGCAGCGACACCCGCGACTTCCGCACCGCCCTGAAGTACGCCATGCGCCAGGACCCGGACGTGATCATGATCGGCGAGATGCGCGACAAGGAAACCGTGGAGGCTGCCCTCTCGGCCGCGCAGACCGGTCACCTCGTCCTGAGTACCCTGCACACCCAGGACGCCGTGCGCAGCGTGAACCGCATCATCGATTTCTTCCCGCCCTACGAGCGCGATCAGGTGCGCCTGCAACTGGCCGAGTCGCTGGTCGGCATCATCAGCCAGCGCCTGCTGCGCCGCGCGGACGGCGTGGGGCGCGTGCTGGGCCTGGAAATCATGATGAACACGCCCCTGATCCAGGAGTACGTGAAAGACGAGAACAAGACCCACCTGATCAAGGACGCCCTGATCGAGGACAACATCCGCGGCATGCACACCTTCGACCAGCACCTCGCGCAGCTGTACCGCAACACCCTGATCACCATGGACGAGGCCCTGGCCGCCGCGACCAGCCCGCACGAACTGAAACTGATGCTCACCCGCAGCGGCGTCGCGTACTGA
- a CDS encoding ABC transporter ATP-binding protein: MAEVILEHINKRYGSKHHAVKDFNLHIQDREFMVFVGPSGCGKSTTLRMIAGLEDISDGILKIGDRVVNDVPPKDRDIAMVFQNYALYPHMNVYDNMAFGLKLRKTPKDEIDKRVREAAKILQMEHLLGRKPKELSGGQRQRVAMGRAIVREPKVFLMDEPLSNLDAKLRVEMRSQISQLHRRLGATIVYVTHDQVEAMTLGNRIVVMRDGVIMQVDTPMNLYDFPQNKFVAGFIGSPSMNFVTATIQNGEFVIGQNRVAPMGRLAQSVKAHEGKDVFMGIRPEHVGVVGMTDLPHGTNVLKGQVVVVEPLGAQTDLIVDVNGQHLTVKVEGQATVLPGDPIELLIDQTRMHAFDTTTEAAIDRGTPAGTRGQADTPGLGYEYAHAVSGD, encoded by the coding sequence ATGGCAGAAGTCATCCTCGAGCACATCAACAAGCGCTACGGCAGCAAGCACCACGCGGTGAAGGACTTCAACCTGCACATCCAGGACCGTGAATTCATGGTCTTCGTCGGGCCGTCCGGCTGCGGGAAGTCCACCACGCTGCGCATGATCGCCGGCCTCGAAGACATCAGTGACGGCATCCTGAAGATCGGCGACCGCGTCGTGAACGACGTGCCGCCCAAGGACCGCGACATCGCCATGGTGTTCCAGAACTACGCCCTGTACCCGCACATGAACGTGTACGACAACATGGCCTTCGGCCTGAAGCTCCGCAAGACCCCCAAGGACGAGATCGACAAGCGCGTGCGCGAGGCCGCCAAGATCCTCCAGATGGAGCACCTGCTGGGCCGCAAACCCAAGGAACTGTCCGGCGGTCAGCGCCAGCGCGTCGCGATGGGCCGCGCCATCGTCCGCGAACCGAAGGTCTTCCTGATGGACGAGCCGCTCTCCAACCTGGACGCCAAGCTGCGCGTCGAGATGCGCTCGCAGATCAGCCAGCTGCACCGCCGCCTGGGCGCCACCATCGTCTACGTGACGCACGACCAGGTCGAGGCCATGACGCTCGGCAACCGCATCGTCGTCATGCGTGACGGCGTGATCATGCAGGTGGACACGCCCATGAACCTCTACGACTTCCCGCAGAACAAGTTCGTGGCCGGCTTCATCGGCAGCCCCAGCATGAACTTCGTGACCGCCACGATCCAGAACGGCGAGTTCGTGATCGGCCAGAACCGCGTGGCCCCCATGGGCCGCCTCGCGCAGAGCGTCAAGGCGCACGAGGGCAAGGACGTGTTCATGGGCATCCGTCCCGAGCACGTCGGCGTGGTCGGCATGACCGACCTGCCCCACGGCACCAACGTCCTGAAGGGACAGGTCGTGGTCGTCGAGCCGCTGGGCGCCCAGACCGACCTGATCGTCGACGTGAACGGCCAGCACCTGACCGTGAAGGTCGAGGGACAGGCGACCGTGCTGCCCGGCGATCCCATCGAACTGCTGATCGACCAGACCCGCATGCACGCCTTCGACACCACCACCGAGGCCGCCATCGACCGTGGCACGCCCGCCGGCACGCGCGGCCAGGCCGACACCCCCGGCCTGGGCTACGAGTACGCGCACGCCGTCAGCGGCGACTGA
- a CDS encoding ABC transporter substrate-binding protein, whose product MKKTLLTLTALALLATTAQARSWEDIKKSGTIKIATEGAFPPFNLIKGKELTGFEVDLANQLARQLGLKVQWVTQPFDSLLIGLQQDRYDFVIASHGITPERAKAVDFSNPHYCTGGAVVSRVGGPKSGSDLKGKTVAVQVGTTYLENVRKVPGVKEVKTFPKDTDAQAALLAGRVDAWVGDKFTGLDLVKAQKGKLGAGELLFKERIGMAVKKGNTGLLKELNSALAKSLSDGSYAKLSGQYFGTDVRCR is encoded by the coding sequence ATGAAGAAAACCCTGCTGACCCTGACTGCCCTGGCCCTGCTCGCCACCACCGCCCAGGCCCGCTCCTGGGAGGACATCAAGAAGTCGGGCACCATCAAGATCGCTACCGAGGGGGCCTTCCCGCCGTTCAACCTCATCAAGGGCAAGGAACTGACCGGCTTCGAAGTTGACCTTGCCAACCAGCTGGCCAGGCAGCTGGGCCTGAAGGTCCAGTGGGTCACGCAGCCCTTCGACAGCCTGCTGATCGGGTTGCAGCAGGACCGTTACGACTTCGTGATCGCCAGCCACGGCATCACGCCCGAACGCGCCAAGGCCGTGGACTTCAGCAACCCGCACTACTGCACCGGCGGCGCGGTCGTCAGCCGCGTGGGCGGCCCGAAGAGTGGCAGCGACCTGAAAGGCAAGACGGTGGCCGTGCAGGTCGGCACCACGTACCTCGAGAACGTCCGCAAGGTGCCGGGCGTGAAGGAAGTCAAGACCTTCCCCAAGGACACCGACGCGCAGGCAGCGCTGCTCGCCGGCCGCGTGGACGCCTGGGTGGGCGACAAGTTCACGGGCCTGGACCTCGTGAAAGCCCAGAAGGGCAAACTGGGCGCCGGGGAACTGCTGTTCAAAGAACGGATCGGCATGGCCGTCAAGAAGGGCAACACGGGGCTGCTCAAGGAACTGAACTCGGCGCTTGCCAAGTCCCTCAGCGACGGCAGCTACGCCAAACTCAGCGGTCAGTACTTCGGCACGGACGTCCGCTGCCGCTGA
- a CDS encoding AI-2E family transporter, producing MSLPPSRPVSPADLPGPPDWRQARTVPKLLRALWHIPAVRLIVYAALLIVGLRVLLWWSQLLTSVIVTVLVAYGLAFLANPVLSWLERRRVSRMVGVLLLVVVTLAITTLLFMTVSAQVTGLINGLPDLARNLKELVNTSLNRLDSIKGAEGVKESLSRYIDEQTGTLTMNTGALLERLVSAGPDVLGTLTNLFGWLGQAGFIVTLAMYFMLDYDRVGHGLLRVFPRRWQPTLLRLSEDVSGSFGGFLRGQLLLMLSSAVLASAGLIALHVPNALALGVLSGLLTLVPYVGIVVAAAVPMLLALGQGVTTVALVALLYFVINQLQGNVLGPLIMGRTVRLSPAAILIALLAGLAVAGVAGAILAVPLTTLLKRWMERYWMTSPAYRGSSESGALPPETPGS from the coding sequence GTGAGCCTCCCTCCGTCCCGCCCCGTCTCCCCTGCCGACCTTCCCGGCCCGCCGGACTGGCGTCAGGCCCGCACGGTCCCGAAGCTGCTGCGCGCGCTGTGGCATATTCCGGCCGTCCGGCTGATCGTGTACGCCGCGCTGCTGATCGTGGGGCTGCGGGTCCTGCTGTGGTGGTCGCAACTGCTGACCAGCGTGATCGTGACTGTCCTCGTCGCCTACGGCCTGGCCTTCCTGGCCAACCCGGTCCTGTCCTGGCTGGAACGCCGGCGCGTGAGCCGCATGGTGGGCGTGCTGCTGCTGGTCGTGGTGACACTGGCCATCACCACGCTGCTGTTCATGACCGTCAGTGCGCAGGTGACGGGCCTGATCAACGGGCTGCCGGACCTCGCGCGGAACCTCAAGGAACTCGTGAACACCAGCCTCAACCGCCTGGACAGCATCAAGGGAGCCGAGGGCGTCAAGGAGAGCCTCTCGCGGTACATCGACGAGCAGACCGGCACCCTCACCATGAACACGGGCGCCCTGCTCGAACGGCTGGTCAGCGCCGGTCCGGACGTCCTGGGCACCCTGACCAACCTGTTCGGCTGGCTGGGTCAGGCGGGGTTCATCGTGACGCTCGCCATGTACTTCATGCTCGACTACGACCGGGTCGGGCACGGCCTGCTGCGGGTCTTTCCGCGCCGCTGGCAGCCGACCCTGCTGCGCCTCTCGGAAGACGTGAGCGGTTCCTTCGGCGGGTTCCTGCGCGGCCAGCTGCTGCTGATGCTCAGCAGCGCCGTGCTGGCCAGCGCCGGCCTGATCGCGCTGCACGTCCCGAATGCCCTGGCGCTGGGTGTGCTGAGCGGCCTGTTGACCCTGGTTCCCTACGTGGGGATCGTCGTGGCGGCCGCCGTTCCGATGCTGCTGGCGCTCGGGCAGGGGGTCACCACTGTCGCGCTGGTCGCGCTGCTGTACTTCGTGATCAACCAGCTGCAGGGCAACGTGCTGGGGCCGCTGATCATGGGCCGCACCGTCCGGCTGAGTCCGGCGGCGATCCTGATCGCGCTGCTGGCCGGGCTGGCCGTCGCGGGCGTCGCGGGCGCAATCCTGGCCGTGCCGCTGACCACGCTGCTCAAACGCTGGATGGAACGCTACTGGATGACCAGCCCGGCCTACCGTGGCAGCAGCGAAAGCGGCGCCCTGCCGCCCGAAACGCCCGGTTCGTAG
- a CDS encoding TRAP transporter permease — protein MSDPTRPISTDPTLTPPGTEMTEGERRAIEMVEAAETGGRKLFSWQRTLVTVVAVAWCLYQMYAAQVGNIDTLTLRATHLGFAFFLAYLVFPFRKTPGAPQTRVPWYDWVLGIGATGTAAYLITQYPKIANEQGGVLNPTDVWVGSAMVILLLLAAWRTIGIAMPIVAGVFMLYALTGPKGLIQGDLGPQLQLHAGQTWPQVVGQLFANTEGIFGTAIGVSAQIVFLFVLFGAVFDKLGAGEWFMNIAQGLLGGFRGGPAKASVLSSALNGIISGSAVSNVVTGGNITIGTMKRVGYSAEKAGAIEVASSSNGQLMPPVMGAAAFIMAQNLNIEYRTLILAAAIPAFLCYGALLVVTHIEALKLNLKGLPKSELPRVRQTLLSGWYYLLPLGYLIGTLTINPDANPERVALNTIVVMMGMMLLQEGFFAGRDGRGAARGVLDGLKKLVEAFEGGARSMIGIAIATAAAGIIVGIVTITGLGFGLADIVQLASDSVRSLLAFAGPQVASFAAVVVVLAMAQLIALILGMGLPTTANYILMSALIVPIIAKVAGLDTSNPAQMLPVHMFVFYFGIMADSTPPVALAAFAAAAISGGNPVATGVQAFQYELRTALLAYMMFFNPQLLLIAGGRLNGVPFGEAVFMVVFAFIGLVAFSAATLRFLHRRTNPLQTLLLLLASFILIIPTQIVWNLAALALIALVYFWQKVGSRAGPPPLAAQ, from the coding sequence ATGAGTGATCCAACCCGACCCATCAGCACCGACCCGACCCTGACCCCGCCCGGCACCGAGATGACCGAGGGCGAACGCCGCGCCATCGAGATGGTCGAGGCCGCCGAGACCGGCGGACGCAAACTGTTCAGCTGGCAGCGCACCCTGGTCACGGTGGTCGCCGTGGCCTGGTGCCTGTACCAGATGTACGCCGCGCAGGTCGGCAACATCGACACCCTCACCCTGCGCGCCACCCACCTGGGCTTCGCGTTCTTCCTGGCGTACCTGGTCTTCCCCTTCCGCAAGACGCCGGGCGCCCCCCAGACCCGCGTGCCCTGGTACGACTGGGTGCTGGGAATCGGCGCGACCGGCACCGCCGCGTACCTGATCACCCAGTACCCCAAGATCGCCAACGAGCAGGGCGGCGTCCTGAACCCCACCGACGTGTGGGTGGGCAGCGCCATGGTGATCCTGCTGCTGCTCGCCGCGTGGCGCACCATCGGGATCGCCATGCCCATCGTGGCGGGCGTGTTCATGCTGTACGCCCTGACCGGCCCGAAAGGCCTGATTCAGGGTGACCTGGGCCCGCAGCTGCAACTGCACGCCGGGCAGACCTGGCCGCAGGTGGTCGGGCAGCTGTTCGCGAACACCGAGGGAATCTTCGGCACGGCCATCGGCGTCAGTGCCCAGATCGTGTTCCTGTTCGTGCTGTTCGGCGCGGTGTTCGACAAGCTCGGGGCGGGCGAGTGGTTCATGAACATCGCCCAGGGCCTGCTGGGCGGCTTCCGGGGCGGCCCGGCCAAGGCCAGCGTCCTGAGCAGCGCCCTGAACGGCATCATCTCGGGATCGGCGGTCAGTAACGTCGTGACCGGCGGGAACATCACCATCGGCACCATGAAACGTGTCGGGTACAGCGCCGAGAAGGCCGGAGCCATCGAGGTCGCCAGCTCCAGCAACGGACAGCTGATGCCGCCCGTGATGGGCGCGGCGGCGTTCATCATGGCGCAGAACCTGAACATCGAGTACCGCACCCTGATTCTCGCGGCGGCCATTCCGGCATTCCTGTGCTACGGCGCGCTGCTGGTCGTCACGCACATCGAGGCCCTGAAACTGAACCTGAAGGGCCTGCCGAAAAGCGAACTGCCGCGCGTGCGTCAGACCCTGCTGTCCGGCTGGTACTACCTGCTGCCGCTGGGCTACCTGATCGGCACGCTGACCATCAACCCGGACGCCAACCCGGAGCGCGTGGCGCTGAACACCATCGTGGTCATGATGGGCATGATGCTGCTGCAGGAAGGCTTCTTTGCCGGCCGGGACGGACGCGGCGCGGCGCGCGGCGTGCTCGACGGACTGAAGAAGCTCGTCGAGGCCTTCGAGGGCGGCGCGCGCTCCATGATCGGGATCGCCATCGCCACCGCTGCCGCCGGGATCATCGTGGGCATCGTGACCATCACCGGCCTGGGCTTCGGCCTGGCGGACATCGTGCAGCTGGCCAGCGACAGTGTGCGCTCGCTGCTGGCCTTCGCCGGACCGCAGGTGGCGTCATTCGCGGCCGTGGTGGTGGTGCTGGCCATGGCGCAGCTGATCGCGTTGATTCTCGGGATGGGTCTGCCCACCACCGCGAACTACATCCTGATGAGCGCCCTGATCGTCCCGATCATCGCCAAGGTCGCGGGCCTGGACACCAGCAACCCCGCGCAGATGCTGCCCGTGCACATGTTCGTGTTCTACTTCGGGATCATGGCCGACAGCACGCCCCCGGTGGCGCTGGCGGCGTTCGCGGCGGCCGCCATCAGCGGCGGCAACCCGGTCGCGACCGGCGTGCAGGCCTTCCAGTACGAGCTGCGCACGGCGTTGCTGGCGTACATGATGTTCTTCAACCCGCAGCTGCTGCTGATCGCCGGGGGACGCCTGAACGGCGTGCCGTTCGGGGAGGCGGTCTTCATGGTGGTCTTCGCGTTCATCGGCCTGGTGGCCTTCAGCGCCGCCACGCTGCGCTTCCTGCACCGCCGCACGAACCCGCTGCAGACGCTGCTGCTGCTGCTCGCGTCGTTCATCCTGATTATTCCCACGCAGATCGTGTGGAACCTCGCGGCGCTGGCACTGATCGCACTGGTGTACTTCTGGCAGAAGGTCGGCAGCCGCGCCGGCCCGCCACCCCTCGCCGCACAGTGA
- a CDS encoding TAXI family TRAP transporter solute-binding subunit: MKNRSRQLTAVLILGTAAAALAQGTTFLTIGSGSTTGVYFPVATGMAKLVNDSGAGLRANARSTGGSVFNMNAIASGELDAAVAQNDVVYYAYKGTGLQAFQGKANSKLRSMAVLYPEVLHVVARKDSGIKTIADLKGKRVVIGDLGSGTELTAKQVLDAYGLGFDDLGQALRVSPAQGITLMQDKRADALFYTVGVGASAISQIAQTVDVNMVPVSGNQASSLIKKYPFYVRFNIPAKSYKGVGATVPSVAVQATLVTSTALSEDAVYKAMKAIFGSEGDVKGLHPSLANNFNYEKAVKGLPAPLHPGALKFFKEKGLNVK; encoded by the coding sequence ATGAAGAACCGTTCCCGTCAGCTGACCGCTGTCCTGATTCTCGGCACTGCCGCCGCCGCCCTCGCGCAGGGCACCACCTTCCTCACCATCGGGTCGGGCAGCACCACCGGCGTGTACTTCCCGGTCGCGACCGGCATGGCCAAACTGGTCAACGATTCCGGTGCGGGCCTGCGCGCCAACGCCCGCTCGACCGGCGGCAGCGTGTTCAACATGAACGCCATCGCCAGCGGCGAACTCGACGCGGCCGTCGCGCAGAACGACGTCGTGTACTACGCCTACAAGGGCACGGGCCTGCAGGCCTTCCAGGGCAAGGCGAACAGCAAACTGCGCAGCATGGCGGTCCTGTACCCGGAAGTGCTGCACGTCGTGGCGCGCAAGGACAGCGGCATCAAGACCATCGCGGACCTCAAGGGCAAGCGCGTGGTGATCGGTGACCTGGGTTCCGGCACGGAACTGACGGCCAAGCAGGTGCTGGACGCCTACGGTCTGGGCTTCGACGACCTCGGGCAGGCGCTGAGGGTCTCGCCGGCGCAGGGCATCACCCTGATGCAGGACAAGCGTGCCGACGCGCTGTTCTACACGGTGGGCGTGGGCGCCAGCGCCATCAGCCAGATCGCGCAGACCGTGGACGTGAACATGGTCCCGGTCAGTGGCAACCAGGCGAGCAGCCTGATCAAGAAGTACCCCTTCTACGTGCGCTTCAACATTCCCGCCAAGAGCTACAAGGGCGTGGGTGCGACCGTGCCCAGCGTGGCGGTGCAGGCGACCCTGGTGACCAGCACGGCCCTGAGCGAGGACGCCGTGTACAAGGCCATGAAGGCCATCTTCGGCAGCGAGGGCGATGTCAAGGGCCTGCACCCCAGCCTGGCGAACAACTTCAACTACGAGAAGGCCGTCAAGGGCCTGCCCGCACCGCTGCACCCGGGCGCCCTGAAGTTCTTCAAGGAAAAGGGCCTGAACGTCAAGTGA
- a CDS encoding amino acid ABC transporter ATP-binding protein, with translation MTRPGQPSPTGPTPAPHPDGTPIIEAVGVEKHFGSFHALRGVNLRVQRGEVVVIIGPSGSGKSTFIRTLNALDPHDAGSITVDGIPLNGKGNLDAIRREVGMVFQSFNLFPHLTVLENITLAPTRVRKVSRADAERRGLELLRRVGIEEQAHKYPAQLSGGQQQRVAIARALAMEPKVMLFDEPTSALDPEMIKEVLDVMKELARSGMTMLVVTHEMGFAREVADRVLFFDGGNIVEDTTPENFYLNPQHERARQFLSKILGH, from the coding sequence ATGACCCGACCCGGCCAGCCTTCACCCACCGGACCGACCCCCGCTCCCCACCCGGACGGCACGCCGATCATCGAGGCGGTGGGGGTGGAGAAGCACTTCGGGTCGTTCCACGCGCTGCGGGGAGTGAACCTGCGCGTGCAGCGGGGCGAGGTGGTCGTGATCATCGGGCCGAGCGGCAGCGGCAAGAGCACCTTCATCCGCACCCTGAACGCCCTGGACCCCCACGACGCCGGGTCCATCACCGTCGACGGCATTCCCCTGAACGGAAAAGGCAACCTCGACGCGATCCGCCGCGAGGTCGGGATGGTGTTCCAGTCGTTCAACCTGTTCCCGCACCTGACGGTCCTGGAGAACATCACGCTGGCACCCACGCGGGTGCGCAAGGTCAGCCGGGCCGACGCGGAGAGACGCGGGCTGGAGTTGCTGCGGCGGGTGGGGATCGAGGAGCAGGCGCACAAGTACCCGGCGCAGCTGTCGGGCGGTCAGCAGCAGCGGGTGGCGATCGCGCGGGCGCTGGCGATGGAGCCGAAGGTGATGCTGTTCGACGAGCCGACCAGCGCGCTGGATCCGGAGATGATCAAGGAAGTGCTGGACGTGATGAAGGAACTGGCGCGGAGTGGAATGACGATGCTGGTGGTGACGCACGAGATGGGGTTTGCGCGGGAGGTGGCGGACCGGGTGCTGTTCTTCGACGGGGGGAACATCGTGGAGGACACGACGCCGGAGAACTTCTACCTGAATCCGCAGCATGAGCGGGCCCGGCAGTTCCTCAGCAAGATCCTCGGGCACTGA
- a CDS encoding MFS transporter: MPPMTPAPARSWDRNERLGILNGWAVFTGDGFLNVSVVVVGFAARLGAPNWVIGLLPAIAAGGWMLPQLLVAARVRSLPFKLPVYRSAALVRTGTYLSMVAVAALLTDSPGLCLTLFVLAMLLNALASGVSGLPFLEVVSKTVPAERRPRFFGTRNLYGGLLAFVAGLLVRWILASDLPFPLNYALIFALGTAAFTFGYWVFGLVKEPPDPPLLSQGFRGELRAIPGTLRDPHFRAFLTVRLLLAAASMSEPFFAVNALRDLHYPAATLGVFVMALTGAAPLSNVVWQRVAERKGSRRIIRYASVFYGLAPLYAIAVGALGLNAWAYLGVFVLSSVATQGFNLGHTNHLLNIAPEHARSRYIGTLNTLVGAALFTPVLGGLLADRVGYAPVFAVSGLLCAAAWWQCGKLRRDA, translated from the coding sequence ATGCCCCCCATGACGCCCGCCCCCGCCCGCTCCTGGGACCGCAACGAACGCCTGGGCATCCTGAACGGCTGGGCGGTCTTCACCGGTGATGGGTTCCTGAACGTGTCGGTGGTCGTGGTGGGCTTCGCGGCGCGGCTGGGCGCCCCCAACTGGGTGATCGGCCTGCTGCCCGCCATCGCGGCCGGCGGCTGGATGCTGCCGCAGCTGCTGGTGGCCGCGCGGGTCCGGAGCCTGCCGTTCAAGTTGCCGGTGTACCGCTCGGCGGCGCTGGTCCGGACCGGCACGTACCTCAGCATGGTGGCGGTGGCCGCGCTGCTGACCGACTCGCCCGGGCTGTGCCTGACGCTGTTCGTGCTGGCGATGCTGCTCAATGCGCTGGCGTCGGGCGTGTCCGGACTGCCGTTCCTGGAGGTGGTCAGCAAGACCGTCCCGGCCGAGCGTCGGCCCCGGTTCTTCGGCACCCGCAACCTGTACGGCGGCCTGCTGGCCTTCGTGGCGGGGCTGCTGGTCCGCTGGATTCTGGCGTCGGACCTGCCGTTCCCGCTGAACTACGCGCTGATCTTCGCGCTCGGCACCGCCGCGTTCACGTTCGGGTACTGGGTGTTCGGGCTGGTGAAGGAACCCCCGGACCCGCCGCTGCTCTCACAGGGGTTCCGGGGGGAACTGCGGGCCATTCCCGGCACGCTGCGCGACCCGCACTTCCGGGCGTTCCTGACCGTGCGGCTGCTGCTGGCTGCGGCCAGCATGAGCGAACCGTTCTTCGCGGTGAACGCCCTGCGTGACCTGCACTACCCCGCGGCCACGCTGGGGGTGTTCGTGATGGCCCTGACCGGCGCCGCGCCCCTGTCGAACGTCGTGTGGCAGCGGGTCGCGGAACGCAAGGGTTCGCGCCGCATCATCCGCTACGCCAGCGTGTTCTACGGTCTGGCCCCGCTGTACGCCATTGCGGTCGGCGCGCTGGGTCTGAACGCCTGGGCGTACCTGGGGGTGTTCGTGCTGTCCAGCGTCGCCACGCAGGGCTTCAACCTGGGGCACACCAACCACCTGCTGAACATCGCGCCGGAACACGCCCGCAGCCGCTACATCGGTACGCTGAACACCCTGGTCGGCGCGGCCCTGTTCACGCCGGTCCTGGGGGGCCTGCTGGCTGACCGGGTGGGGTACGCGCCGGTGTTCGCGGTCAGTGGACTGCTGTGCGCCGCCGCGTGGTGGCAGTGCGGGAAGCTGCGCCGCGACGCGTGA